CCGTTTGCAAGATTGAGATCCCATATACCGTCATTTGATCCCTGAACGGCCATGGCATATCTCTCCTCGCTGGTACGCAGCGCACCAACAGTTTTTTCCAGCTGTTCCGTCCTCTCGGCAATTCTTTTTTCAAGTTCATCATGGGAGCGACACAGTTCCTCCTTTGCCATTCTCAGCGCATCTTCCGAGCGGCACTTCGCCAGGGCCACCGCCAGATACCCCGCAAGTCTCTCCCACAGCGCCATGACCTCTGGGGAGAAAAGTCCTTTTCGCCGATCATTCAGTTCCAGTGCGCCCAAGCGCTCTTGACCAAAATCAAGCGGTATCAGGGCCGTTGATTCGTATCTCTCGCCATTGCACAAGGACTGTCGCTCGTACCTGGTGGTATCACCCGGCAAGTAAGTTTCCCTGTACGAATTTTCATCCGTTTCATTCAGGCGGACGTTTACTGCCTCACAGCCGGAATGCTGCCGAAAAAAGGCTGCAGCCGCGGATAACAGTTCTTGAGTTCCGGTACAGGCATTGACCAGGCTGAGGAATTCGATGGTTATTTTGCGCTCCTCCTCGGCCACCTTACGCTCGGTTATGTCCATAATCATGGATTGCTTGGACATCGAGCCGTTCGCATTGCGGATAGGAGAATTGACCACGTAGTACCAACGTCCGTCCTTCGGACTCTGCACCTCCCAATGGACTGTTTCGCCTGCAAAAACCCGTTCGTTCACGCACCAGGGACAGACGGAATCTCTCTCATGCAAAACCTTGTAGCAAAGTTCGCCGACGGCGTTATTCCCGGTTCGCTGGATGAACTTCTCATTCATGTATTCAATGCGATAATCTTCCGAACAGCTGTAGATCAAGCCGTCGAAGGCCTCGACTATGGCCCGGTATTTTTCCGCGCTGTCCATTGAGGCTTGTTTCGCTTCAAAATTACGGATTGAATTCTCGGCAAGATCCGTCAAAAAACGCGAAAACGCTTTGTTGTAGGTAATGATGTCGGCAACCTTTTCCCTGGTAAAAACGGGCACTCGATCAAGCGCTGCGAGATATTCCGAAAGGTTATAACCATGTTCTTGCGCCTGCAGAATAAAGCGGCCCCGGTCGGCGTTCTCACCTACATAAAAAAACTGTCCAAGAAAAATCGTCGCCAGATGACGGTTCGCCACGATGACCGGGACGCCGATGTCCCAGAGCCCGTTTTTGCAGCGATAAGAGCAGGGTTCCCGATAAACGAGATTTTCCTTGATGTAATTGTCGCTTTCACGGCAATTTTTCAGGGAAGAAGGGTGTGCACGGTGAAACAAGGTACAGATATCCTGCCAACCGGTGGCCACCAGGATCGACCCATCAGTGGCGTCAATGATGCCGATCGGCATACCTGTAACCTGGTACACTGCATCGGCGAGATTCTGTATCGTTGCCAGATCGACGAGTTCGGAAATGGTGTAATCTTTCATACTCATCCTCAGGGGAGCGCTTCGGTCTGCAAAAATGAATACCCCCTACAGAAAAACCGCTGACACCCTCAGATATCAAGCGGTCATTCCAACCGACAACTTCTAACCAAAAAACAATGCGTTAGATTACACACAATGATTCAGAATGTCAAATCACTAATGTCGCAACCTTTAAACTAATAAATTAAATTGGATTGCGACCAGCAGGTAAACATTGAGCGCATTTTGTGCCTCGGATTCTTCGCAATGGGTCGAACTCTCGCCAGCGTCTGCCGCCCTGAGTGTTTACCAACGGCCTCAAAGAAGCCTGCTGAAAGTCATTGACAGAAAGGAAAAGAGATTTTATTTTATTCAATAATCCGTATATTATATTTTGGAGGTCGAACATGCCTGTTTACGAGTACTCGTGTAAGAAATGCGGTCACCGATTTGAAAAACTGCAGAAAAACGTTGAGGCGGGACCCATATCGTGCCCCAACTGCAACTCAACGGAAGTCAAAAAGGAAATTTCATCTTTTTCCGCGACCGAATCGACTTCAGGCTCGTGCAACAGAGGTTGAAAATTCTAAAGGACGCCAGGTTGGCGTCTTAGAAAATACATGACGGCAGGTAACCCCATAGATTGCCTTTGAGAAGGCCTTTAACCTTGGTAGGAAAGCCTATGGAAAGCCTTGTGACAATCATTGCTATTTTATTTGTATGGGTTCTTCTGCAAAAAGTTATTTTGCCAAAACTTGGCGTATCGACTTGAATGTCCGATACATCAGATCTCGCGGGTCGAGATCATGGAGAAAAACCGATCGGCAGCAGTGAAGCGGTGAAAGATAACCACCACGATTCAACGCATGGATAGATCCAGGGTGGATTCAAACCATCCCACCCAATGAAAGGATTCCCTGATCGGGTAGGAGGCGGGGTCACCCCCGCCGTCCTCCCACACCACCGTGCGTACGGTTCCGTACACGGCGGTTCACAAAGCACTCTGAAAGCGTCTGAGACTGTCTACCAAGCAGATCAGCCCCAGTTTATCGAAGAAGGATTTTCGAAACGCATCGTGCATGTGCGAGGCTCCTGCATTCCACCAGGGGCCTCGCCCGTTTTGAGCCGACCTCCATGCTCTGAGTTCCGACAATCCCCGCCGCATCAAATTCCTGGCCCGCGTAAAAGAGCGCTTCCACTGCCGCCACAGAATGCAGCGTAGTTTCCGCCTGACCCAGCTATCCAGTTCTTCGAAGATGCCTTTGACTTCCGCCAGCCGAAAGTAGGCGATCCATCCCCGCAGTTTCGGGGTGGACTCTTCGATGACCCGTTTGAGGCTGTGTCCCCTTCCCCGACGAAAGAGCTCTCTGAGGTTGGCCTTGAACCGTTTCACAGAGCCTTCAGCCACCTTGAGCCGCGGTTTCTTGTGAAAGGTCATCCTGTAACCCAGAAAGGTTCTCTCCCAGGGGCGGCCAACGGCGCTTTTGACGCGGTTGACCTTGAGTTTCAGCCGCTGTTCGAGAAACTGGATCAGCGAAGCCATGACCCGCTCCGCCGATTGCCGACTGCGCACGTAAATGTTGCAATCATCGGCATAACGGCAGAAGGCGTGGCCGCGCCTCTCCAGTTCCTTGTCGAACTCGTCAAGCAGGATGTTCGACAACAGCGGCGAGAGCGGGCCGCCTTGCGGCGTCCCTTCCACCCGTGGCGAGACGATCCCCCCTTCGAGCACTCCGGCCCTCAGGTATCTGCGGATCAGTCGCAGTACACGGGGGTCTTTGACCTTGCGGGCCACTCGTGCCATAAGCACGTCGTGTCCGACCCGGTCGAAGAACTTCTCCAGGTCGATATCGACCACCCACCGCCGCCCTTCGGCCACATGCCTGCGGGCTGCTTGTACCGCCTGGTGGGCGCTCCGTCCGGGCCGAAACCCGTAGGAGCTATCGGAGAATCCGGTATCGAACAGCCGCATCAGCTCCTGATGCAGCGCCTGCTGAATGAGCCGGTCCAGCACCGTGGGAATGCCGAGCATGCGCACCCCGCCGCCGGGCTTGGGTATCTCGACCTTCCGCACCGGTTGGGGCTGGTAGCTTCCGTTCAGCAGGTCCTCCTTGATGCGCGGCCATTCCTTGACCAGGTAGCCTTTCAGCTCACCCACCTGCATCCCGTCGATGCCGGGGGCTCCCTTGTTGCCAACCACCCGGTCGTAGGCCGCCATCATGTTGCCGCGACTGACAACCTCTTCCATCAGCCGCGTCTCCGCTTCCGTCCAGGACGGTTCCCGGCATGCCGTGACGTTTGACGCACCTGTGCCATACTCTTGCGACTTCCGGTCGCTACCCTCGGGCGCGGCCCCTGATATCTCAACCAGGGCTTCTGCTTCTTCGATCGTCATCGAAATTCGAGTCTCCTGAATGGCGCCTCGTGTTCGGCCCTTCACCGGGATGGTCAACCCCGGCTACTATGGCCTCTGCTGACTTCTGCCGACCCGTCCCGACGCCTCTCGACGCCGGTAGCACGAGGCAGATCGGCAGATCTCCCAGGGTAATGCGCGTGACCTTCCTCCCATATACCCGCCGCATCTACAGCCCCACCCTCCCGGATGGCTATGGGGCTTTGAAGATGTTGGCCTTCTCGCCCGGATGGAACTGCCTCGTATGCGATTTCTGTTCGTCGGGCCGGGAGTTTGCCTGCGGCTTCCTTCAGATCCCACCTCGCGGTGGACACCCTTGCCGTTCGGCTAGTGGTTCCCGCCATCAGGGTCCACAGGGGACTTACACCCCCAAGTCATCCGGTTATCACCACAACAACCGGAACAGCGCCAGTCAAGGCGCTACGCGCCATGCCTGGCGCACCAACGCAAAAAGGCCACTCCTTTCGGAGTGGCCTAACTGCTTGTTTTTTCTTCTCATTGAATGGTCGGGGCGAGAGGATTTGAACCTCCGACCCCCTGCACCCCATGCAGGTGCGCTACCAGGCTGCGCTACGCCCCGTCAATCAACGTGAGGCGGATTATTGTCCATCCACTGGTAAATGTCAAGGGAAAAGTCGACCTCAAATCATCTCTTCCATCTCTAAAAACCTCAACAACTTCGCTGTATTAAATAATCAGGCCGATCGGGAAAGGGCTTTGGTGACGTTAAAGGTGTGATCGCCGATCTTGGCGAAGTGATGGAGGATGTCGATGAAGAGCAATCCCTGGTTGACGGCACACTCGCCCGTATTAAGGCGGGCGATGTGGTTGTTCCGCAGGTTTTCCTCGAGATTGTCGATAACCCCCAGGAGGAAAAAGGATTTCTCGCCGATGGAACGATCTTCCCTTTCCAGGGCATCGATAGTGAAAGCCAGATATTCCCTGATCTTTTCGGCCAGTTCCATGATCTCCTCGACAGCGCTTTCAGAGAAGGAGATCTTTTGTTGTTTCCGTTTGACAAAGAGTTTGCAGAGATTCTCGCAGTGGTCCCCTATCCTCTCCAGATCGTTGGCCATGTGCATCATCGCGGCGACATCCTGAGACATCTGCCTGGTAATCGACTGCTGGGACAGGGCGACAAGAAAGTCGGTGATTTCCTTCTGCAGCAGGTCGACAATCTCTTCCATTTTCTCAAGGTGTACCAGCCTTTTTTCATCGATGTGTGGAAAAATGGCCAAGGTTTCCTGGAACATCTCGAGGGTGATCTGAGCCATACGCCGGGTCTCAGAACGGGCCTGTCCATAAGCGATGGGAGGAGTGTTGAGCACCCGGTTGTCGAGGTACTTGAGATGAAATTCCGAGGCTTCCTCTTTGCCGGGAATGAGCAGGGTGGTCAGCCGGCACAAAACCCCCACAAGAGGCAGGAAAATGAGTGTATTTATAATATTGAAAAGGGTATGGGTATTGGCGATGTGTCGGGCAATAAAGGGTTTATCGCCCAAAACGACACCCAGCTTTTCGGCTTCGGCGACTGACTGTACGACAAAATCGGCATCCTCCGGGGTGATATGGTTGACGAAGTCCAGAAACACCGGAAACAGCAAAAGCATGTAGCCGACGCCAAGGAAATTGATAAGAAAATGAGCGAGGGCGGTACGGCGTGCAACCCGGTTGGTGCCTATTGCGGCAAGATTGGCGGTAACGGTGGTGCCGATATTTTCACCCAGAATGAGTGCGACGCTCGCTTCAAAGGAGATCAGACCTGCCGTGGCCAGGGCGAGCGTGATGCCGATGGTGGCGCTGCTGCTCTGAACAAATATGGTCAGCAGGGCGCCGAGGAGGACGGCGAGGAGATGATTGTCGCCGACCATAAGGAAAAAATTCTGAAACTCGACGCTGTCCTTGATCGGATCGAAGGCCTCTTTCATAGTGGCGAGGCCGAAGAAGAGGATGCCGAAGCCGAGCAGGATTTCGCCAACGTAGCTCCATTGCCTGCTTTTGGAAAAAAGCTTCAGCCCGGTCCCAAGACCGATGGCGGGGAGTGCGTACTGGGTGATCTTGAAGGCCAGCAACTGGGCCGTGATGGTGGTGCCGATGTTGGCACCCAGAACGACTCCGATCGATTGAGTCAGGGTCATGAGACCGGCGTTGACGAAGCCGACCACCATGACGGTCGTGGCACTGGAGGACTGGATAATGGCGGTCACGGCTAACCCGACGAGGGTACCAATGATCCGGTTGTTGGTTAGGGCGGTGAGGATCTTCCGCATCCGATCCCCTGCCACCTTCTGCAGCCCTTCCGACATGATTTTCATGCCGAACAGGAAAAGTCCGAGCCCCCCCAGCAGGCCGAACACCATCGCTTGATTGAAAAACGCAGGCAAGATCGAACTCCCATTCCAGCCCGGCAATAACGGGCAGAAATGCCCGCTCCGGCTTACCTGGCCGGCGAGACTATAACCTGAAGCAGCCGTTTATTTCAAGGAAAAGGGATAAAGCGAATTGCGAGCCAAGGCTCCTAGAGTTGATGAATCCAGGACGTGCTGCCGCTGCCCTGGCGAAGCACTTCGATCCGGTCCTCGACAAGGCTGATGACGGTGGAGGGTTCTCCCATGACAATTCCTCCGTCGACGACGATATCAAGCTGCTTCCCGAGATCGGCTTCGATCTGGGCGGGATCGTAGTAAGGTTCTTCACCGCTGACATTGACGCTGGTGGTAACCAGGGGATGACCGAGGTTTTGAACAATGCTCAGGGCAATGGGGTTTGCGGGAATCCGGATCCCTACCGTTTTTTGCCGGGTGGTGAGAATATCGGGAACAATTCGGGTCGCTTCCAGGATAAAGGTATAGGGTCCGGGAAGATAACGCTTCATGATCTTGAAGGAAAAATTGCTGACCTGGGCATAGTTGGAAATATCGGAAAGGTCGGCACAGATAAATGAGAAGGGCTTGCGGGGATCTCGCTGCTTGAGCTGATACAACCTTTTAACCCCTTTTTTATTGAAAATATCGCATCCCAATCCATAGATGGTATCGGTGGGATAGGCAATGACACCGCCCTGTTTGAGACAGTCGACGATGCGGTTGATCAGGCGCAGTTGGGGATTTTCAGGGTTCAGGGATAAAAGCATGGCGAAATCTCCCAGATGAAAGTAATGCGGGAAACTTGTTCTCTCGTTAGAGTCTAGCAGGGTCCCCCTAAGGCCGCCAGATCGGGGATATTCTTTCAGCCGGTATGACCGAACCCTCCATGGTTGCGGTCGGTCACTTCCAGTTCATCAACAGGCCGGAGGGAGGCGCGAAGGACCGGAGAAAAAACGATCTGGGCGATCCGCTGCCCCGGTTGGATGACAACGGTTTCCTGCCCATGATTGATCAGAATGATGCCGATCTCCCCCCGGTAGTCGGCATCGATGGTGCCGGGGGAATTGACCAGGGTCAGTCCTTCTTTCAGGGCCAGGCCGGAACGGGGTCTGATCTGACCCTCATAACCCGGAGGTATCGCCAGGGCCACTCCCGTCGGAACCAGCGTGCGATTTCCGGGAGAGAGATGACAGGGCTGTTCCAGGCAGGCGCAGAGGTCCATCCCCGCGGCGAAATCGGTCATGTAGGCCGGAATAAGGGCGGCTTCGCGCAGCAGTTTGATGTCGACAACCAGTTCGTTCATAGGGATTCAGCATGAATTGGAGGGACCGGTCGTTCAGTCGCCTCCCAGGGTCAGATCCAGAAGTGGGAAATCTTTTTCATCCACCCTTCCCACCATTTGCAGAGAGAGCGACTTATCCTGGAAAATTTCTGCAGCAAGACGCAGGATATCTTCGCTTCCGACCTTGTCAATCCGCTCCAGAACCTCTTCCGTACCCAGAAGCCGGCCGAAATAGAGTTCGTTTCTGGCCAGCCGGGTCATATGATTTTCGGTATTTTCCAGGGAGAGAAGGAATTGCCCCTTCAAATGCTCCTTGGCGGCGGTGAGTTCTTCTGCCGACAGGGGATGTTCGGTTATCTGGTGCAGTTCCTTGAGGATGATCCCGCAGGCATGAGGAGCATCCTCGGGGGAAGTGCCGGCGTAAATGATCAGGGCTCCGGAGTCGGAATAGCTGTTGAGATAGCTGTAGACCGAATAGGCAAGCCCCCGTTGTTCCCGCAGTTTCTGAAAAAGTCTGGAGCTCATGCTGCCGCCGAGAGCTGTATTGAGCAGCTGACAGGCGTAACGGTCGGGATGCCCTTGCGGCAGGGCCGTCGAACCGAGACAGATGTGAACCTGTTCGAGCTCCTTCTTTTGGGTTCTGACCGTATGCCGAACCGTTTTGGGCGGCGAAGTCAGAATTTTTTTACCAGGGGGCAGCTTGTCGAAACCCCGACGAATTTCGGAGACGACATCATCATGATTTACATTGCCTGCTGCACAGACCAAGATGTTGCTGCCGCAATAATGATTTTTCAGCAGATTGCGCAGTGCCTTGCGATCGAGGTTCTTGACGCTCTCAAGAGTGCCCAGAATGGGCCGGCCGAGAGGGTGGTCGGGCCACAGGGCATGGAAAAAGAGCTCGTGAACCAGTTCGTCGGGTGTATCCTCCACCATCAGAATCTCCTGGAGGATCACCCGCCGTTCCTTTTCAATCTCGTCGAGATCGAAAACCGAATGGAGCAGGATATCGTTCAGCAGGTCGAGGGCCAGGGGCAATTTCCGGCCGGCCACCTTTGCATAGAAGCAGCTGTATTCCTGGCTGGTAAAGGCGTTGAGGACACCGCCGACGGAGTCTATCTCCTTGGCAATATCCTGAGCAGTGCGTCGGCTGGTCCCCTTGAAAAGGAGGTGTTCGACAAAATGGGATATCCCCCCCTGCCCCTCCTTTTCATGGCGTGACCCGCTTTCAACCCAGAAGCCGACGGCTGCCGAATGGGCGGCCGGCAGCTTCTGGGTAAGAATACGGATGCCGTTATCGAGAACGGTTTTCTGAAACATTCAGACCGTTTCTACTCGTCTTCCGAAAGGGTCTGCCCCAGGGCTTCCTTGCGGGACAGCTTGATTTTACCCTGACGATCGATATCCAGGCACTTGACCAGGACCTGGTCCCCTTCCTGAAGTACGTCCGTGACGTTACGCACCCGCTCTTTGGCCAGTTCGGAAATATGAACCAGACCGTCGGTGCCGGGGAAGATCTCGACAAAGGCGCCGAATTCCATGATCTTCTTGACGGTGCCCATATACAGCTTCCCGATTTCGGCCTCCTGTGTCAGATCGCGAATCATCCGGATCGCCTTCTTGCAGGCTTCGCTGTCGTTGGAAGCGATGTTGATCTTGCCGTCATCTTCAATGTCGATGGCGCAACCGGTGGCTTCCACGATCCCCCGGATGTTCTTGCCGCCGGAACCGATGACGGTCCGGACCTGATCCGGCTTGACGTGAATAGTGGTGATCCTGGGGGCATAGGGGGACAATTCGGCTCGGGGAGCACTGAGGGCTTCGGCCATTTTCCCCAGAATATGAATGCGCCCTTCACGGGCCTGCTCTAGGGCCTGTTTCATGATGGCCTGGTCGACGCCGCCGATCTTGATGTCCATCTGCAGGGCGGTTATTCCATCGGCCGTACCTGTCACCTTGAAATCCATATCGCCGAGATGGTCCTCGTCGCCGAGAATGTCGCTGAGCACGGCGACGTCATCCCCTTCCTTGATCAGGCCCATGGCGATGCCCGCCACCGGCTGGCGGATGGGAACGCCGGCATCCATCAGGGCAAGGGAGGAACCGCAGACACTGGCCATGGACGAGGAGCCGTTCGATTCGAGGATGTCGGAAACCACCCGGATGGTATAGGGGAAGCCTTCATGATCGGGCAGAACCTTGGCAATGGAACGCTCGGCCAGGTAGCCGTGACCGATTTCCCGTCTCCCGGGGAAAAGCCGCATGCTGGTTTCGCCTACGCAGAAGGGTGGAAAGTTGTAGTGCAGCATGAACTTTTTGAATTCAAGGGACTGCACGTTGTCCATCCGCTGCTCATCCTTCGAGGTGCCGAGAGCGGTGGCCACCAGGGCCTGGGTTTCTCCGCGGGTAAACAGGGCACTGCCGTGAGCCCGGGGAAGCACCCCCACCTCGCTTGTGATGGGACGGATGGTTTGCATGTCCCGTCCGTCGATGCGCACCTTTTCCTTGATGATCATCTGCCGCACGACCTTCTTCTGCACGGAGGACAGAACATCGCTGATCTCGTCCTCGGCGCCGGGGAATTCTTCCGTCAGCGACTGACCGACATCCTGCTTGACAGCGGCAATGGCTGCGTAGCGGTCCTGTTTCACGCGAATACGTTGCGCTTCCAGAAGTCTGGCTTCGGAAAGTTCGGTGACCCGGGCGACGAGGGCGGGATCGATCTCGGGCATTTCGAATTCGCGTTTGGCTTTCCCGACAAGCCGGACAAGCTCCTCCTGCAGGTCGATCAGGGGCTGCATGGCTCGATGCCCGAAGAAGATGGCATCGAGCATCTCGTCTTCGCCGAGGAAATCGGCTTCCCCTTCGACCATGATGATGGCGTCGCGGGAGCCGGCCACGATAATGTCGGCGTCGCTCTTTTCACGCTGTTCGTGGGTCGGGTTGGCGACCCACTGGCCGTCGACGCGACCGACCCTGACACCGGCGACCGGACCGTTGAAGGGGATGTCGGAGATGGCCAC
This portion of the Syntrophotaleaceae bacterium genome encodes:
- the ltrA gene encoding group II intron reverse transcriptase/maturase yields the protein MTIEEAEALVEISGAAPEGSDRKSQEYGTGASNVTACREPSWTEAETRLMEEVVSRGNMMAAYDRVVGNKGAPGIDGMQVGELKGYLVKEWPRIKEDLLNGSYQPQPVRKVEIPKPGGGVRMLGIPTVLDRLIQQALHQELMRLFDTGFSDSSYGFRPGRSAHQAVQAARRHVAEGRRWVVDIDLEKFFDRVGHDVLMARVARKVKDPRVLRLIRRYLRAGVLEGGIVSPRVEGTPQGGPLSPLLSNILLDEFDKELERRGHAFCRYADDCNIYVRSRQSAERVMASLIQFLEQRLKLKVNRVKSAVGRPWERTFLGYRMTFHKKPRLKVAEGSVKRFKANLRELFRRGRGHSLKRVIEESTPKLRGWIAYFRLAEVKGIFEELDSWVRRKLRCILWRQWKRSFTRARNLMRRGLSELRAWRSAQNGRGPWWNAGASHMHDAFRKSFFDKLGLICLVDSLRRFQSAL
- a CDS encoding Na/Pi cotransporter family protein, translating into MPAFFNQAMVFGLLGGLGLFLFGMKIMSEGLQKVAGDRMRKILTALTNNRIIGTLVGLAVTAIIQSSSATTVMVVGFVNAGLMTLTQSIGVVLGANIGTTITAQLLAFKITQYALPAIGLGTGLKLFSKSRQWSYVGEILLGFGILFFGLATMKEAFDPIKDSVEFQNFFLMVGDNHLLAVLLGALLTIFVQSSSATIGITLALATAGLISFEASVALILGENIGTTVTANLAAIGTNRVARRTALAHFLINFLGVGYMLLLFPVFLDFVNHITPEDADFVVQSVAEAEKLGVVLGDKPFIARHIANTHTLFNIINTLIFLPLVGVLCRLTTLLIPGKEEASEFHLKYLDNRVLNTPPIAYGQARSETRRMAQITLEMFQETLAIFPHIDEKRLVHLEKMEEIVDLLQKEITDFLVALSQQSITRQMSQDVAAMMHMANDLERIGDHCENLCKLFVKRKQQKISFSESAVEEIMELAEKIREYLAFTIDALEREDRSIGEKSFFLLGVIDNLEENLRNNHIARLNTGECAVNQGLLFIDILHHFAKIGDHTFNVTKALSRSA
- a CDS encoding L-threonylcarbamoyladenylate synthase — its product is MLLSLNPENPQLRLINRIVDCLKQGGVIAYPTDTIYGLGCDIFNKKGVKRLYQLKQRDPRKPFSFICADLSDISNYAQVSNFSFKIMKRYLPGPYTFILEATRIVPDILTTRQKTVGIRIPANPIALSIVQNLGHPLVTTSVNVSGEEPYYDPAQIEADLGKQLDIVVDGGIVMGEPSTVISLVEDRIEVLRQGSGSTSWIHQL
- the dut gene encoding dUTP diphosphatase; this encodes MNELVVDIKLLREAALIPAYMTDFAAGMDLCACLEQPCHLSPGNRTLVPTGVALAIPPGYEGQIRPRSGLALKEGLTLVNSPGTIDADYRGEIGIILINHGQETVVIQPGQRIAQIVFSPVLRASLRPVDELEVTDRNHGGFGHTG
- a CDS encoding pitrilysin family protein, whose protein sequence is MFQKTVLDNGIRILTQKLPAAHSAAVGFWVESGSRHEKEGQGGISHFVEHLLFKGTSRRTAQDIAKEIDSVGGVLNAFTSQEYSCFYAKVAGRKLPLALDLLNDILLHSVFDLDEIEKERRVILQEILMVEDTPDELVHELFFHALWPDHPLGRPILGTLESVKNLDRKALRNLLKNHYCGSNILVCAAGNVNHDDVVSEIRRGFDKLPPGKKILTSPPKTVRHTVRTQKKELEQVHICLGSTALPQGHPDRYACQLLNTALGGSMSSRLFQKLREQRGLAYSVYSYLNSYSDSGALIIYAGTSPEDAPHACGIILKELHQITEHPLSAEELTAAKEHLKGQFLLSLENTENHMTRLARNELYFGRLLGTEEVLERIDKVGSEDILRLAAEIFQDKSLSLQMVGRVDEKDFPLLDLTLGGD
- the pnp gene encoding polyribonucleotide nucleotidyltransferase, whose protein sequence is MANQPNPITVDIQFNNQTLTIETGKMARQADGATVITYGGTKILCTAVSAKQKKEGQDFFPLVVNYQEKFYAGGKIPGSFFRRERGASERETLISRLIDRPLRPLFPKGYLFDTQIMPTVISVDMENDPDTLALIGCSAAVAISDIPFNGPVAGVRVGRVDGQWVANPTHEQREKSDADIIVAGSRDAIIMVEGEADFLGEDEMLDAIFFGHRAMQPLIDLQEELVRLVGKAKREFEMPEIDPALVARVTELSEARLLEAQRIRVKQDRYAAIAAVKQDVGQSLTEEFPGAEDEISDVLSSVQKKVVRQMIIKEKVRIDGRDMQTIRPITSEVGVLPRAHGSALFTRGETQALVATALGTSKDEQRMDNVQSLEFKKFMLHYNFPPFCVGETSMRLFPGRREIGHGYLAERSIAKVLPDHEGFPYTIRVVSDILESNGSSSMASVCGSSLALMDAGVPIRQPVAGIAMGLIKEGDDVAVLSDILGDEDHLGDMDFKVTGTADGITALQMDIKIGGVDQAIMKQALEQAREGRIHILGKMAEALSAPRAELSPYAPRITTIHVKPDQVRTVIGSGGKNIRGIVEATGCAIDIEDDGKINIASNDSEACKKAIRMIRDLTQEAEIGKLYMGTVKKIMEFGAFVEIFPGTDGLVHISELAKERVRNVTDVLQEGDQVLVKCLDIDRQGKIKLSRKEALGQTLSEDE